A portion of the Candidatus Binatus sp. genome contains these proteins:
- a CDS encoding DUF393 domain-containing protein, which yields MSADERATGSGKAAAGKLAILYDGSCEMCRASLDGIMQFDNSGAIEPLDLHREEVRAQFPGLTLENLLEELHAVDESGRVYRGARAINEILRRQRGLRGYLAYLWYLPPYAWLADRQYQRIAASRYARDARGKLKGQAVAER from the coding sequence ATGAGCGCGGACGAGCGAGCAACTGGAAGCGGCAAGGCGGCGGCGGGCAAACTGGCGATTTTGTACGACGGTTCGTGCGAGATGTGCCGCGCCAGTCTGGACGGAATCATGCAATTCGACAACTCGGGGGCGATCGAGCCGCTCGATCTTCATCGCGAAGAAGTGCGCGCGCAGTTTCCCGGGTTGACGCTGGAAAATCTGCTCGAGGAATTGCACGCGGTGGACGAGAGCGGACGGGTGTACCGCGGCGCGCGGGCGATCAACGAAATCCTGCGGCGCCAGCGCGGGCTGCGGGGCTACCTCGCGTACCTGTGGTACCTCCCGCCGTACGCGTGGCTGGCGGATCGGCAGTACCAGCGGATCGCGGCGTCGCGATACGCGCGCGATGCGCGCGGCAAGTTGAAGGGGCAGGCGGTCGCGGAGCGTTAG